One Kribbella sp. NBC_00662 genomic region harbors:
- a CDS encoding TetR/AcrR family transcriptional regulator, whose product MPRTDARGGPQTRARISDVATQLFLEHGFDGVTVAEVARAAGVSSVTVFKHFPRKEDLLLDRTDDAVEVLRSAVRDRTTDVLTSLQQATVRLLDEQHALSGVKDGSVPFYRTVAASPALIARSREIAAELQQVLSEELARDPDFDGDPELLAAFFIAGYTSVLVGTARRITAGDAPAEVATDHRARLDRMFDALRNGIG is encoded by the coding sequence ATGCCCAGAACCGATGCGCGAGGCGGACCGCAGACGCGGGCCCGGATCTCGGACGTCGCGACGCAGCTGTTCCTGGAGCACGGGTTCGACGGGGTCACGGTCGCCGAGGTCGCGCGCGCGGCCGGTGTCTCGAGCGTGACCGTCTTCAAGCACTTCCCGCGCAAGGAGGACCTGCTCCTCGACCGCACCGACGATGCCGTCGAGGTACTGCGTTCCGCCGTGCGCGACCGCACCACCGACGTACTGACGTCCTTGCAGCAGGCAACCGTCCGTCTCCTCGACGAGCAACACGCGCTCTCCGGGGTCAAGGACGGATCCGTCCCGTTCTACCGGACCGTCGCGGCCTCGCCGGCGTTGATCGCCCGGTCGCGGGAGATCGCGGCCGAGCTCCAGCAGGTCCTGAGTGAAGAGCTCGCCCGCGACCCGGACTTCGACGGCGACCCAGAGCTCCTGGCCGCGTTCTTCATCGCCGGCTACACCAGCGTCCTTGTGGGTACGGCTCGGCGCATCACCGCCGGAGATGCGCCGGCCGAGGTGGCAACTGACCATCGCGCCCGGCTGGACCGGATGTTCGACGCTCTCCGCAACGGGATCGGCTAG